A window of Malania oleifera isolate guangnan ecotype guangnan chromosome 5, ASM2987363v1, whole genome shotgun sequence contains these coding sequences:
- the LOC131156059 gene encoding potassium transporter 5-like produces the protein MGQQEQHDQEDAPSEVVGRKLKRHDSLDIESAKLSTSKVTSKGGSWWVIMQLAFQSIGVVYGDIGTSPLYVLASTFPDGINHRDDLIGVLSIIFYTITLLTLLKYVFIVLHANDNGDGGTFALYSLICRYAKVGLIPSVQAEDREVSSYELEKPNNKLCRANTLKSMLENSPFAKYILLLATLLGTCMVIGDGILTPCISVLSAVNGIKYAASSMTEENIVWISVAILVILFSIQRFGTDKVGYSFAPIILIWFIMIGGIGIYNFVKFDPSVKKALNPLCIIEYFKRNKKQAWISLGGSVLAITGTEAMFADLGHFSVRSVQVSMCSVTYPAVILAYFGQTSYLLQHLDDVSDAFYKSIPGPLYWPMFIVAVLASIIASQAMISGAFSIIQQSLALGCFPRVKIVHTSVKYEGQVYIPEVNYLLMLACVGVTAGFKNTIKIGNAYGIAVVFVMSLTSWFLVLIMFMIWKTNILLIMAYVLVICSIELVYLSSVLYKFDQGGYLPLAFALFLMTIMYVWNHVYRKKYYYEFNHKISPEKLKEMIAKTSLCRMPGLAIFYSDLVHGVPPIFEHYMENIPALHSVLIFFSIKSLPVSKVPMEERFLFRRQDPSKFNVFRCVMRYGYTDVQNEQEPFEILLVERLKEFIRDSVLTFPRARNDGDNIGKNGELDNGLFNDDNVRDDATKSEEKLDRDIFEVEKASKAGIVHLIGESEVVAAKGAGMGKRIVINYAYNFLKRNLRETEKVFDIPHKRMLKVGVTYEL, from the exons ATGGGACAACAGGAGCAACATGATCAAGAGGATGCACCTTCCGAAGTTGTGGGGAGAAAGCTCAAGCGTCATGACTCTCTTGACATTGAATCAGCCAAGCTTTCCACCTCCAAGGTTACCTCCAAG GGAGGGTCGTGGTGGGTGATAATGCAATTGGCATTCCAGAGCATAGGGGTGGTGTACGGGGACATTGGCACCTCACCGCTCTACGTGCTCGCTAGCACCTTTCCCGACGGCATCAACCATAGGGACGATCTCATCGGGGTTCTCTCTATCATCTTCTACACCATCACCCTCCTCACCCTCCTCAAGTACGTCTTTATCGTCCTGCACGCTAATGACAATGGTGACG GAGGGACATTTGCCCTATACTCACTAATATGTAGATATGCGAAGGTGGGGTTAATCCCAAGTGTTCAGGCAGAGGACAGGGAAGTGTCAAGTTATGAGTTGGAGAAGCCTAATAACAAGCTATGCAGAGCAAACACCTTGAAGTCAATGCTGGAAAATAGCCCTTTCGCTAAATACATTCTGCTCTTGGCCACATTGCTTGGCACTTGCATGGTTATTGGAGATGGCATCCTCACCCCTTGCATCTCtg TTTTGTCAGCTGTGAATGGGATCAAGTATGCGGCATCTTCCATGACAGAAG AGAATATTGTTTGGATATCAGTTGCAatcttggtcattttattttcaattcaaaGATTTGGAACTGACAAAGTGGGCTACAGTTTTGCTCCAATAATATTGATTTGGTTCATAATGATTGGTGGTATTGGCATCTACAATTTCGTCAAATTTGATCCTTCGGTCAAGAAAGCTTTAAACCCCCTATGCATTATAGAGTATttcaagagaaacaagaaacaagcatGGATTTCCCTTGGCGGAAGTGTCCTTGCTATAACAG GAACTGAAGCTATGTTTGCTGATCTCGGTCACTTCAGTGTTCGATCTGTACAAGTAAGCATGTGCTCAGTGACATACCCAGCTGTCATACTTGCCTATTTTGGACAAACCTCTTACCTTCTCCAACACCTAGATGATGTTTCAGATGCCTTCTATAAGTCTATTCCTG GCCCACTATATTGGCCCATGTTCATTGTGGCGGTTTTAGCGTCAATCATAGCAAGCCAAGCCATGATCTCTGGGGCATTTTCTATAATCCAACAATCCCTCGCTTTAGGGTGCTTCCCTCGTGTGAAGATTGTGCACACATCAGTAAAATATGAAGGACAAGTTTACATACCCGAAGTCAACTATCTTCTTATGTTGGCTTGTGTTGGGGTCACTGCTGGATTCAAGAATACTATAAAAATTGGGAATGCATATG GTATTGCAGTGGTGTTCGTCATGTCACTCACATCATGGTTTCTGGTACTCATCATGTTTATGATATGGAAAACAAACATACTTCTCATAATGGCTTATGTTCTTGTCATTTGCAGTATTGAGCTTGTGTACTTGAGCTCAGTCCTCTATAAATTTGATCAAGGAGGGTATTTACCCTTGGCCTTCGCCTTGTTTCTGATGACTATAATGTATGTTTGGAACCATGTGTACCGAAAGAAGTACTACTATGAATTTAATCACAAGATTTCTCCAGAAAAGCTGAAGGAGATGATTGCCAAGACAAGCCTTTGTAGGATGCCAGGACTAGCCATTTTTTACTCTGATCTTGTTCATGGAGTACCTCCAATATTTGAGCATTATATGGAAAACATACCTGCACTGCACTCTGTCCTAATTTTTTTCTCTATCAAATCACTACCTGTAAGCAAGGTGCCAATGGAAGAAAGGTTTCTTTTTCGTCGACAGGACCCAAGCAAGTTTAATGTGTTCCGTTGTGTTATGAGATATGGGTATACTGATGTGCAAAATGAGCAAGAACCCTTTGAAATATTGTTAGTAGAAAGATTGAAGGAGTTCATAAGAGATAGTGTCTTGACATTTCCAAGGGCTAGGAATGATGGAGACAATATTGGAAAGAATGGAGAATTAGACAATGGGTTGTTTAATGatgataatgtgagagatgaCGCAACAAAATCAGAAGAAAAATTGGATAGAGATATTTTTGAGGTGGAAAAAGCGTCGAAAGCGGGTATTGTTCACCTTATTGGTGAGAGCGAGGTGGTTGCAGCAAAAGGAGCAGGGATGGGAAAGAGGATTGTGATAAATTATGcttacaattttttaaaaaggaaCTTGAGGGAGACTGAGAAAGTGTTTGATATTCCTCACAAAAGAATGCTAAAGGTGGGGGTGACTTATGAGCTTTAG